GACATGATTCTGACCAACGTGCTGGGAGCCGCCCTGACAGCGCGTGCCACCCTGCCGGAACTCATCCGCACGAAGGGACACTTCTTGCTGGTCGGCAGTGTGGCAGGCCGCGTTTCGACGCCGGGGCCGTACAGCGCGACCAAATGGGCGATTTCGGGCATGGGCGACAGCATCCGCAAGGAGGTTTCGGGCCAGGGCGTGCGCGTGACCATCATCGAACCGGGGCGGGTCGATACGGCGTTCTGGGTGAACGGTGTTCCCAGCGGCCCCGTCCTGCACGAAGACGACGTGGCGAACGCGGTGCTGTACGTGCTTCAGCAGCCCTCACACGTGGCGATCAACGAACTGCTGATCCGGCCTACCCAGCAGGAGGTCTAGAGCAGTTCTCGGAAGTGGGGCGCAGGAAGTAGGAGTGAAAACGGCGTCCTGAACGGCCTTTCTGTCTACTTCGCTCAACGCTCTTCTGCTGTCAACTGCTCTGGCGCTCCTTCTTCGCTTTACAGCAGCTTGACCAGTTGCCGCACCGCGCCCAGGTGGTAGGTCACGTGGGCGAGCGCTCCGGCCACGCCGCCTGCCGCGTCCTCTTCGGCGTCGTCCCAGTCGGTCGGCTGCTGTGCCAGTTGGACCAGTGCCGTATACGCGCTGTTGACCCGGCTCTGAAGCTGCTTCCACTCCTCATCGTTCACGGTGGCGGGCGCAAAGCTGCCTTTCCAGTCGAACGGCCCCCTGTCGCCGTCGTTCCAGCGCACGACCACTTCCATGTGATAGGCGGTATGCGCGGCGTGGGCGGCCACGCTCAGGCCCAGGGGGGTGGGGTCGCTGGCCTGCGCTGCACTCAGGCCAGCGAGCGTGGCAAGCAGACCGTTGTTGCCGCTGCCGTCGGCCTTTGTGCCGTCCAGAAAGGCAGTCCCCTGACCGGGCGTGCCGCCTTCCACTGCTTCTTTCAGAACCTCCAGAAAGCCCTTCAGCCACACCTGATCGCTCATAGGGGCAGTGTAGATCGGCTCTGAGCTATGGGCTATGAGTGGTGGGCAAAGGCGACAGCATCCTTGTGTGCCTGCTGTTGGGGGCTATGAGCAAAGCGAGTCTGTTCTGCTCAAAGCCCATAGCTCAAAGCCCATAGCTCAGAGCCCATAGCCTCTAGCCTTCTTCCACGAACAGCGGCAACTCGCTCGCTTCCACCGCGCCCGCCTCCACTGCCCTTCGGTACAGCTCCCTGACCGCCCGCTCTCCTTCCTCGCCCACATCTAGCGAGAATTCGTTGACATATAGATCGATATGCGCCTGCATCACGTCGTCGCTCATTTCCAGCGCGTGCTGACGGATGTAGGCTTTCGGCTCGTGTGGGTGCTGCCAGGCATACTCCAGGCTGGCCCGCACCGCCGCTTGCAGGGCCTGCTGCATGTCGGTGGGCAGATCGCGGCGCACCAGAATCGCGCCCAGCGGCAGCGGCAGCCCCGTTTCGCCTTCCCACCACGCACCCAGGTCGAGCAGTTTGCTCAGGCCGTGCGTGTGGTACGTAAAGCGCGACTCGTGAATAATCAGGCCCGCGTCCACTTCCCCGCGCTCGACGGCAGGCATGATGGCGTCGTAGCGCATCCGCACGACTCGCACGCCCGGATACACGATTTTCAGCAGCAGTTCGGCGGTGGTGAGTGCGCCCGGCGAGGCCACCGTTTTGCCGTTCAGGTCGCCCTGTTCGCCCCGCGCCACGATCAGCGGCCCCACGCCCCGGCCCAGCGCTCCGCCGCTTCTCAGGGCCACGTAGTCCTTCATGACCGAGAAATAGGCGCGGTAGGAAATCTTGGTGATCGGCAGCCGCGCAACACCGGCCCAGTCGTTGAGCGTCTGCACGTCTTCCAGCAGCTCATGGATCGGCGTCGGCGTGTTCACCTTGCCGTGTGACAGCGCGTAGAAAATAAACGTATCGTTGGGGCAGAACGAGTAGCCCAGCTCAAGGGGATCGGCAGAAACCGTCATACGCTCAGGGTACGCCCGGCAGGGGAGGGCAACTGCGCCGCAAGCCAGAAATGAAGTCGATACACTCGAATCATGCGCCCAACCTTCCTCGTTCCGCTGCTGGCCGCGCTTCCGCTCACTTTGGCTGGGTGTGGATACAATCAGCTCAACGGCTGCCGCTCGTAGTATCAGAGGCCGGATTTTACGGCGCTCCAGCAGAACCTGACCGCCGCTCGCGCCCACTGGAAGGCCGCCAATATTCAGGACTACCGGTATGATCTGGCACGGTTCATGAAACCCGGCAGCCTTCCAGCCCTCCGTATCACTGTGAAAGGCAGCAAGGTGGCGGGTGTCGAAGTGCTGACCTCGGCACCACCCGGTAATCCGACCAGTCTGCCAGGGGAGACTGTGGATGGTCTCTTTGACGAGTTACAGAGTGGCTTTCCAACAACTCCGGGTAAATGCACCGGATTGGAATTGAACTTGGATCCAAGCGACGGACACCCTCTGAATGCGTCGTTTGGCACTGAAGAAGAAAGCATTCAGGACGGCGGGGGCGGCTTTTCCGTCTCCAACTTCACCCGCCTCTAGCTTTCCTCTTACCCTGCCATCTGCGCGAGTTGCCCCGGCGTGAGTGGCTCGGTCAGCAGCCGCCCGAAGATCTGCCCCGCGTCGCCTGCCGCCATTGCCGCCCGCACCAGTTCGCCGCCCACGGTGTACGTGTAGATATACGAACGGTAGCTGGGACTCTGGATGAAGCTCAGGCTCTGGCGGGCGCGTTCCGGCGTGTTCAGGCCGTAGGTCATCAGGTAGTCGAGCACCTCGCTCTCGGGTCTGCCGTCCTGATGCAGCAGCAGCGCCGCGTTGCCGCTCACGCCGTTCAGCCCTTCCCGCGCTCCGGCAGCGCTCAGAAAAGCGGCGACATCTTCGGGGTCGAGGCCCGCTGCGGCGCTCAGTTCTCCGGTCAGCCACGTCCGCAGTTCCTGTTCGTCCATCAGCGCCCGCAGCGCATTCACCGCAATGCCCTCGCTCACCACGCAC
Above is a window of Deinococcus ruber DNA encoding:
- a CDS encoding SDR family oxidoreductase, translated to MTEAAKGGQAGSKVLFITGASMGIGAAVARQAVAAGYRVALTARSVDKLQALAAELGEEHALALKADVTQWAELEAAVAATLERFGQIDATFANAGFTAGAGRYASGDPTPNEWRDMILTNVLGAALTARATLPELIRTKGHFLLVGSVAGRVSTPGPYSATKWAISGMGDSIRKEVSGQGVRVTIIEPGRVDTAFWVNGVPSGPVLHEDDVANAVLYVLQQPSHVAINELLIRPTQQEV
- a CDS encoding DinB family protein gives rise to the protein MSDQVWLKGFLEVLKEAVEGGTPGQGTAFLDGTKADGSGNNGLLATLAGLSAAQASDPTPLGLSVAAHAAHTAYHMEVVVRWNDGDRGPFDWKGSFAPATVNDEEWKQLQSRVNSAYTALVQLAQQPTDWDDAEEDAAGGVAGALAHVTYHLGAVRQLVKLL
- a CDS encoding menaquinone biosynthesis family protein; amino-acid sequence: MTVSADPLELGYSFCPNDTFIFYALSHGKVNTPTPIHELLEDVQTLNDWAGVARLPITKISYRAYFSVMKDYVALRSGGALGRGVGPLIVARGEQGDLNGKTVASPGALTTAELLLKIVYPGVRVVRMRYDAIMPAVERGEVDAGLIIHESRFTYHTHGLSKLLDLGAWWEGETGLPLPLGAILVRRDLPTDMQQALQAAVRASLEYAWQHPHEPKAYIRQHALEMSDDVMQAHIDLYVNEFSLDVGEEGERAVRELYRRAVEAGAVEASELPLFVEEG
- a CDS encoding DUF6174 domain-containing protein, which encodes MTAARAHWKAANIQDYRYDLARFMKPGSLPALRITVKGSKVAGVEVLTSAPPGNPTSLPGETVDGLFDELQSGFPTTPGKCTGLELNLDPSDGHPLNASFGTEEESIQDGGGGFSVSNFTRL